In Chitinophaga oryzae, the sequence CGGTTCCGGCTATTGCCGCATAGAGCCGGCATCCAGGCCATATCTCAAACATGATAAACAGGGCCGCCTTGGCTTCATGTATGTAGATCCGGCTTTTCGCGGCCGGGGCATTAACGCCAGGATCGTGGCTTTTCTGAAAGAATGGGCTTATCTGCAGGACATACTGGAACTGCGCCTCGATGTGTATGCCGACAACGAAGCGGCAGTAAAAGCATACGAGAAAGCAGGATTCAAAAAACACCTGGTTGAAATGCGGATGGACCTGAGAGATAATCCCACCTATCTTGCACAATAATGACAACTACATAGCACCGGCCAGCCTGAGCGCCAGCTCCATAGGCTGGTCGATGCCGTTTATAACAGCGTTGGCCGTCAACGGCACGGCATAGTCCGGCGGCGTGCCATGGCCCCGGTGAAGCGTCGTATCTACTGCATTATAATATTGCTGAAGCGGTACGGTCAGCAACAGCGAAACGGGCGGTAGTTCAACGACCGGCATCATGCCGCTGGTATTACCCTGGTAACCGCCCCCGGTTTCCTCCCCGATAAAAACCGCTTTTCGGTGAAATGACAGAATAGCCGCTACATCCGCGCAGGAAGACATACAAAATCCATCTGTCAGGATGTAGGTCTTGCCGTTATAAACAGACCGCGCCGGTTGCTGCAGCGTATAATAATCAAACTCCCGGGTGACAGGGGACTTTTTCCAACGATAGGTCCCTTCCCGGAGAGCAGGCTTCCGGTAAAAAAGACGGGTAAAGCCTTTGATCTGCCCCGCTATCGTTGGGGTGACTTCTATCCTGTCCCAATAACGGAATGGCTGCCCGAAAAAATGCCGGGTGAAATAAACGGCATTACCATCGGTGCCGCCGGTGTTGCCGCGGAGGTCTACGATCAGCTGCCGGATACCTTGCTGCTGCAGCTGAAGAAATACCCGATCGATATACTTCCTGAAATGTTGTCCTGTTCTTTTAACGTCCGATGCGGCGAAAGAACGGATGGTGAGAATGGCAGTCTTTCCCTTCAGGGTAAAACTGAGCGTTTCCCTGGGGCTGGGTTCTTCCAGGAAGCCGGGGCGCGCCAGCTCCTCAAACCGGGCAGCCGGTATGATGACGGTACGGCCATCGGACAGCGTCAGTGTAAAGGTGCCGGCGGGCCCGATCATACTGCGGTACCAGGAAGGAAACTGGTGATACAATGTTTTGTACTTCATGGTCAGGTTATAGCCGTCAGCCGGAATGGCGGGTAACAGTACCGCCAGCAAATCCCGGATGCTTTTACCGTTGATGGCCGTGATCACGGCACCGGGAAGCAGGCTGCTGTCTGCCGAATAATTTGTGGTGACCGTTGCCTGCCTGTCGTCGAATAATAACTGTAAGGGCAGTAAATTCGGCTGGCTGTTCAGTTGCGATACATATGCCGGTGGCAGTTGCAGCCCCGTGTGCAGGCAACCGATCGCGGAAACAAAAGGTTTTACCTTGCGGTAAATTTCCAGCGTGGTGAGCGAATCTGCCGTGATCGTGGCTTTCAGGGAATCGGTATACTGCTGTACCCTGCTTTTGGAGCGGTACCGGTAATATCCGGGGTGACTTTCATCGAGCTTTCCGGAAAGCGTATCTATCAACCGGATAACAGCGGCAGCGGGATAACGCAACGGCGTGTCGGCGGCTACAGGCTGGAGCGTAAAAAGGGTCAGGGGCAGCAGGGGGATAGCAGGGACCATTTTTTGACTTCAATATAAAAACAGTGATTGTTAAAAGGGTGTGAATTAGGGAAACTTTAAAGGATCGTGTAGCCGGCGCCGTTACCGGCTTTCTATCCGCAATTGAACAAAATTTGTCTCAAAAGCGGACATTTTTTACATTGTGTAATATGTATGTTGTTGGATACTAATATATTTATTGTTGGCATCCGATTGGAAAACCGGTTAGCATGATTACCAACTATATCCGGACCGCTGTCCGCAGCTTGTGGAAAAATAAAGTATACAGCTTCCTGAATATTTTCGGGCTGATGACAGGCATTGCCTGTGCTGGTATTATCTTCCTCTGGGTGGAAGACGAAGTGCAATACGACAGTATGCACGAAAAGAAAGACCGGTTATATGCCGTTTTACAGCACTGGCAGTATGATGGTTATAAACGTACTTTCTGGTCTACCCCGGCATTGATGGGCCCGGCCATCCAGGCGGAGTTCCCCGGCGTAGCCCGCACCTGCCGCACTACGGAGGGGGAAGTATCCGCCATGTTCAGCAACGGTCAGACGGCTTATTATAGTTCCGGGATGTATGCAGACAGCACGCTTTTCAGCATGTTCACCTTTCCTTTTGTGGAAGGGGATGCGCAATCCGCTTTTACTCAACCCAATTCGCTGGTGATAACGGAAACGGCTGCACGTAAATTTTTCGGGCAAACGGCCAACGTGCGGGGGAAGCTGCTGAAGATGGACAACCAGCAGGAATATATGGTGACGGGCGTATTGAAAGACCTGCCGCAGAATTCCACCCTCCGGTTTGAATGGCTGGCGCCTTTCCAGACTTATCTTAACGCGCACAAAGCGCTGGCATCGTGGGATGCCAACGCGATCAATAGTTTCGTGGAGCTGGTGCCGGGCGCCGATGTAGCGGCGCTCAACCGGCAGCTGGCGGGTTATGTGAAAGAGAAATTTCCGAAAGCTATTTGTTCGCCTTTCCTGTTTTCGATGAATGACTGGCGCCTGCGGAATGAATTTACGGATGGCAGGCAAACAGGCGGCCGGATTGGCTATGTGCGCCTGTTTACCGTGATAGGATGGATCATCATTTTTATTGCCTGTATCAATTTTATGAACCTGGCGACGGCACGCAGTGAGAAACGTTCCAAAGAAGTGGGGGTGCGCAAAGTGTTAGGGGCCGGGAAAGGCCGGCTGGTGATACAGTTCATCGGGGAGGCAATGCTCATGTCTTTGCTGGCGGCTGTATTGGCGGTGGCGGTCATCAGCCTCCTGCTGCCGGCATTTAATGCCATGGTAGGCAAACAGATCGGGCTGGGGCTGCAGCATCCGGCGCACTGGGTGGCATTGCTGGCCATTGCGCTGGTGACCGGATTGGTGGCCGGCAGTTATCCTTCCCTGTATCTCTCTTCGTTTAACCCGGTGAAGGTGCTGAAAGGCATCAAAACACCCGGCGGCAGTGCGGCGTTTATCCGCAAAGGACTGGTGACAGTGCAGTTTACGGTGTCTATTGTACTGATTGTTTCCACCATCATCATCTATCAGCAGATAGAACATGTGAAGCAACGAAAGCTGGGCTACAACAAGGACAACCTGCTGGAAATGGACGTTACCGGAAGGATGGGGCAGGACTTTGCCGCTATTCGCCAGGACCTGCTGAATACAGGATTGATAGAAAATGTAGCGCTCTCTGACCATGCCACCATATACGGAGGCAACAATACCAACGCTTTCCGCTGGCCCGGTTCACCGGAAAACGGTTTCCTGATCTCCCACAGGAGCGTAACGCCCGGATTCTTTTTCACCTCCGGCATGGAACTGACACAGGGGCGCGACTTCCTGTCCGGCGCTGCGGTAGACAGCTTCAGCGTTGTGATCACCGAATCGCTGTCCCGCCTGATGGGAGCAGAAGGAAGTATCGGCCGGAACCTGCTGATACCGGATGATGAAGAAAATAACTACCGCCCCTACCGGATCGTAGGCATCGTGAAAGATTATGTATACGGAAACATGTACGGCAAGCCGGACCCGGTGGCGTTTTTCAAGCGCGACAATGATCCCCGCATGATGTATGTCCGGATAGCAGCCAAAGCCGACCCGGAGCAGGCGGTGAAAGGAATAGAACAGGTGATGGCAAAGGACAATCCTGGTTACCCGTTTGCCTTCCGCTTCGTAGATGAACAGTTCAATGCCATGTTCAGCAGTGAACAGATGATAGGCCGCTTGTCGAGAGTATTTGCATCGCTGGCCATCGTTATTTCCTGCCTGGGATTATTCGGGCTGGCGGCTTACACCGCCGAACGAAGGACTAAGGAAATCGGTATCCGCAAGGTGCTGGGCGCCAGTGTGGCAGGCATCGCCAGGCTGCTGTCCGTGGAGTTCCTGAAGCTGGTGATGTTATCGGCAGTGATCGCATTTCCGCTGGCATGGGGCATTATGGCTTACTGGCTCGATCAGTTCAGCTACCGCACGGCTATTCACTGGTGGGTGTTTGTACTGGCAGGAGGTATGGCCGTTGTGATTGCGCTGGCCACCGTCAGCTACCAGGCTGTACGCACAGCGATGAGGAATCCGGTAAAGAGCTTACAGACAATGTAGCCGACATAATACGGCGGCGGTGCCCAAGGCCCCAGTCCATCAGCTGCAGGACAATTTTCTCCAGCGTTTTGCCGTAAGGAGTGATCTCATATTGTACCGTCACCGGTTTGGTGGAACAAACTGTTCGTTGCACCAACTGATTCAGCTCCAGGACCTGTAGTTCGCGCGTCAGCATTTTGGCGCTGATGCCTTCCACTTCCTGCTGCAGTTCGGTGAAACGTTTCCGTCCGCGGCAACAGAGGACCGTAATAATCAATACTTTCCATTTGCCCTGAAGGAGCTCCATGGCGTCGTTCAGGGCTCTTGTCTTGCCTTTGTAGTCGCACTCAGGATAGCGGTTGACAGTTGTTTTCATGATAATAAAATGAATGTCCGTAAAAATAAACATAAGCTTTCTGCCCGCGGTAAGATTTCTGTTTCTGAAATAATATGCGTTATAAGTAATATGTGTTAGATTTGTCGTATTATCTGTTTAAACCAATACCCGATGACCCGTACCTATCTGTTCCTTGCGGTATCTGCCGCTTTGTTGTTTGCCTCCTGTACCAAAGGTCCGATGGCTGGCCCTGATCCGGACCCTACTGTAAATCCGCCGGGCACTAATCCTAATCCGTCCGGTAATAAACTGGTGGGCACCTGGAAGTTCGCCGGTGTGGAGCTGAAAGGACAGTCGGTCACCGCTGCCACCGATCTGGAGGGTAATACGCTAAAAGGAATCACCAACACCGATTATATCAGCATCGAAAATAAAGGTACCGTAACGTTCGACGAACGTATGATGGTGTCCAAAGACGTCAGTTATACGATAGATTCAAAAGTGAAAAATGCCACTTACATCAACGGTGAGCTGGTGGCATCACAGGACATGCCATGGCGCATTACCATGCCTCCTTCTGAAAGTAAGGCAGCCTACGAACTGAGGGCCAACGACTCCCTGTATTCGCAGGGCGCCACGGCTTCTTTTCCCGGCATGGAGGGTTCCATGACCGGACAGCCGATCGCTTCCAAATTGAGCTGGAAGGGAGATACGCTGTTATTGAAATCACACATTTCCTTTTCAAAAACGAGTTCAGTGGAAGGACTTCCGTCTGTGATCAACTATAATCACGAAGTGATCACCAAGCTGGTCAGAAAATAGCATCCGGCTGTGTGGGTCCAATGGATAAAAAGCTGGTTTATCCGGCGTTTTCACAGCTGGCTTTAGGACAATTACGAATTACGAATTGAGAGCCCCTGTCAGCGCGGTTACTCATGAATCGCTCTATAAGCGGAACTTTAATTCGTAATTCGTAATCCGTAATTCGTAATTATTTTACACCGTTGTCAGGGTTCCACGATCCCTGTTCTTTGCGGACAAAGATGATCTGTCCGGTATGATAGGCGTTGTGGGCGGAGATATTGGCGATGTTGCCTGCTGCGGCGGTGAGTGTTTTTTCATCCGCTTTTTCCACGAATTGTTCCAGCCCGGTAAGTATTTCGTCCAGTTTTTTTACCGCTGTTTCCCAGCTGGCTTTGTCTACGTTGGCAAACGTTTCGTTATTGTCGCCTTTAAAGTCTTTTACTTCTTTTCCGAGGAATTTGTTGAGCTGCCGTTCGTTCCAGAAAACGAGGTGTTGTACCAGTTGACCTACCGAGTGGTTGCCACTGTTGTCTTTCCAGTTGGCCTGTTCGGCGGAGAGGCCGGCCACGGCAGTGTTGGCCGGAACGAACCATTCCGCCCTGTTGTGGGTACTGCGGAGCTGTGCCAGTAAAACAGATTTCAGATCAGGCGCGGCTGTTTGTCCGAATACCTGTACGGACGCCAGCATCAGCCATGCGGAGAGTAGCTTTCTCATAACGCTGTTGTAATTGTTTTTTGGGGATGAATAATGGACCGAAGGTAACAGCTTCGGGTGGTATGGGCAAACAGAAATTTATGAACGGAGAGGGGGCAACAATTCCGTTGGTGAGGCGTTACCAATACGGGAGGCTTTAATTTATGACAGCATTATTAAAATGGACGGACCGCCGTTTCCAGTGGGGGCATACGGCAGACTATGTTCCTTTTTTCATGGAGCGTTTGCGGGCCACGGCGCCGCGGCTGGATGAGATGACGGTGCTGGTGCCGGAAGACATCATGGAGATCCGGGATGAGGGCAAATGGTCGGTGAAAGAGCATATTGGTCATCTTGCAGATATCGAGCTGCTGCATGACAAGCGGCTGGAGGATTTGCTGGCGGGCAGGACGCTGACCGCGGCAGACCCGGAAAACAGGGCGACAGTGGAGGCGCATCACAATCAGTACCCGATCAGTGAGCTGGTGTATCATTTCCGGCAGGTGCGGGACAATTTCCTCAAACAGGTGGAGCATTTTTCCGCGGCTGATATGGAGAAGCGGGCGATGCATCCGCGTTTGGGCCAGCAGATGTCGCTGGCCGACATATTGTATTTCATAGCAGAACACGATAATCATCACCTGACGGTGATCGCTGCTTTTTTGCGAAAGCATTATGCCTGATGGTGATAAAGGAAAAATCCCGGGGTTTATTTTCCCGGGATTTTTTTATTGTAGGCGAGGAGCCGTAGTCCGTTGAA encodes:
- a CDS encoding ABC transporter permease is translated as MITNYIRTAVRSLWKNKVYSFLNIFGLMTGIACAGIIFLWVEDEVQYDSMHEKKDRLYAVLQHWQYDGYKRTFWSTPALMGPAIQAEFPGVARTCRTTEGEVSAMFSNGQTAYYSSGMYADSTLFSMFTFPFVEGDAQSAFTQPNSLVITETAARKFFGQTANVRGKLLKMDNQQEYMVTGVLKDLPQNSTLRFEWLAPFQTYLNAHKALASWDANAINSFVELVPGADVAALNRQLAGYVKEKFPKAICSPFLFSMNDWRLRNEFTDGRQTGGRIGYVRLFTVIGWIIIFIACINFMNLATARSEKRSKEVGVRKVLGAGKGRLVIQFIGEAMLMSLLAAVLAVAVISLLLPAFNAMVGKQIGLGLQHPAHWVALLAIALVTGLVAGSYPSLYLSSFNPVKVLKGIKTPGGSAAFIRKGLVTVQFTVSIVLIVSTIIIYQQIEHVKQRKLGYNKDNLLEMDVTGRMGQDFAAIRQDLLNTGLIENVALSDHATIYGGNNTNAFRWPGSPENGFLISHRSVTPGFFFTSGMELTQGRDFLSGAAVDSFSVVITESLSRLMGAEGSIGRNLLIPDDEENNYRPYRIVGIVKDYVYGNMYGKPDPVAFFKRDNDPRMMYVRIAAKADPEQAVKGIEQVMAKDNPGYPFAFRFVDEQFNAMFSSEQMIGRLSRVFASLAIVISCLGLFGLAAYTAERRTKEIGIRKVLGASVAGIARLLSVEFLKLVMLSAVIAFPLAWGIMAYWLDQFSYRTAIHWWVFVLAGGMAVVIALATVSYQAVRTAMRNPVKSLQTM
- a CDS encoding winged helix-turn-helix transcriptional regulator is translated as MKTTVNRYPECDYKGKTRALNDAMELLQGKWKVLIITVLCCRGRKRFTELQQEVEGISAKMLTRELQVLELNQLVQRTVCSTKPVTVQYEITPYGKTLEKIVLQLMDWGLGHRRRIMSATLSVSSLPDSSSLCVQPGS
- a CDS encoding DinB family protein; protein product: MTALLKWTDRRFQWGHTADYVPFFMERLRATAPRLDEMTVLVPEDIMEIRDEGKWSVKEHIGHLADIELLHDKRLEDLLAGRTLTAADPENRATVEAHHNQYPISELVYHFRQVRDNFLKQVEHFSAADMEKRAMHPRLGQQMSLADILYFIAEHDNHHLTVIAAFLRKHYA
- a CDS encoding GNAT family N-acetyltransferase, with translation MEITVRKAVKEDLPLLLTFEQGIISEERPYDPTLQDGTIHYYDIAQIIAADHIEVAVAVAGTQIVGSGYCRIEPASRPYLKHDKQGRLGFMYVDPAFRGRGINARIVAFLKEWAYLQDILELRLDVYADNEAAVKAYEKAGFKKHLVEMRMDLRDNPTYLAQ
- a CDS encoding S41 family peptidase — encoded protein: MVPAIPLLPLTLFTLQPVAADTPLRYPAAAVIRLIDTLSGKLDESHPGYYRYRSKSRVQQYTDSLKATITADSLTTLEIYRKVKPFVSAIGCLHTGLQLPPAYVSQLNSQPNLLPLQLLFDDRQATVTTNYSADSSLLPGAVITAINGKSIRDLLAVLLPAIPADGYNLTMKYKTLYHQFPSWYRSMIGPAGTFTLTLSDGRTVIIPAARFEELARPGFLEEPSPRETLSFTLKGKTAILTIRSFAASDVKRTGQHFRKYIDRVFLQLQQQGIRQLIVDLRGNTGGTDGNAVYFTRHFFGQPFRYWDRIEVTPTIAGQIKGFTRLFYRKPALREGTYRWKKSPVTREFDYYTLQQPARSVYNGKTYILTDGFCMSSCADVAAILSFHRKAVFIGEETGGGYQGNTSGMMPVVELPPVSLLLTVPLQQYYNAVDTTLHRGHGTPPDYAVPLTANAVINGIDQPMELALRLAGAM
- a CDS encoding DinB family protein, with translation MRKLLSAWLMLASVQVFGQTAAPDLKSVLLAQLRSTHNRAEWFVPANTAVAGLSAEQANWKDNSGNHSVGQLVQHLVFWNERQLNKFLGKEVKDFKGDNNETFANVDKASWETAVKKLDEILTGLEQFVEKADEKTLTAAAGNIANISAHNAYHTGQIIFVRKEQGSWNPDNGVK